The Mesoplasma tabanidae sequence CAATCATATCCAAAGTTGACATTTTTTCACAACCAACTGTATGGTTATAAACTGCACTAATAATTTCTTCATCTTTAATTAATCAGTCATTTTTTAGATGAAATGCTCCAGTGTATGAGTGTCAAACTGGTTTTGGTTCAGCAAGCAATGATTTTTCATACTTAGTTAAATACGAAATTTGTTTTTCTTCAGATCATCTTTTAGTAATGTCATGTAATGTTCCTGCAACTTTTGCCTTTTGTTCATCAATATTGTTTAATTTAGCTAATTTAGCAGCCATTTGTCCTACATTTAAACAGTGTAGGTATCTTTGTTCATCCATGAATGGTTTCATTCTGGTATCAAGGTATAACAAATTATAGTTAATATAATCATTAATTTTTGGAGTTAATAATTTTAAATCTTCAAGTTCTCTTATTTTTGTTGAACTTAAATAATTATTTTCAAAATGATAAATCGGTAAATTATATTTTTTTGCAATTTCTTTTTTGTAAATATCACTTCTTTCAAAAACAATGAAGTTTACTAAATTAATTAACTCATCAAAATTATTTCATTCTTCTAAACGGTTTAAATTATCAGATCCTATTACAAAAGAAAAATCATAATTAGAGTACATCTTTTTAAAATGCAAAACAGTTTCATAAGTTGTTGTAACTCTTTGATTATTCATTTCAAATTTATCAATTTTAATATAACTTTCATTTTCAAAAATTAAGTTAAGTAGGTTTAATCTTTCATTATTAGATGTTTTGGTTGAAGATTTAAACGGATTTAAAAAAGTCGGTATAATTCAAACTTCTTCAAAACCAAGTTTTTCATGGCACGCTTTGGCCATATTATAATGGTCAGTATGAACAGGATCAAAACTGCCACCAAAAAGTGCTATTTTTTTATTATTTTTCATCTTTTCATCTTTCACTCATAATATAGTCTTTGCCTTTTTGCACTTCAGTTTTACTTAAAGTAGGATAATCTCATTGTCTTAAAATTTCATAAGTTACTATCCCAACAGTATTAGCAACGTTAATACTTCTTGTTTGAGAAGACATTGGCAATCTAAAAGTATTTTCGTAATTATCTTTAATAATTTGTTTTGGTATTCCTGTTGATTCTTTACCAAACATTACAAAAACTGGTTTTTCATAAGAGTTAAAATCAAAATCACTATGTGGTTTTTCACCATATCTTGAAATACAAAATAAATCAATACTTTGGTTTTTTTCACAAAAATCTTCTCAATCATCATATAGTTTATATTCAACTAAATCAAAAGTTCCAGCACTAGCACGGTTTAATTCTTCTTTTTTAAATATAAAACCTAATGGTTCAATAATATGTAATTTTGCATTAGTAGCAACGCATGTTCTAATAATAGCAGCAACATTCTGAGCTATTTCAGGTTCATATAAAACTATGTTAACTTGTCTCTCCATTATTTAATTTCCTTTTCAATTATTTTCTTAATATCATTTAAAGCATATGCTCTTGCTGAACAATTTATCTTTTCTTCTTCACTTATTTCAGCACAATAAACATTAAATGGTTCTGGTTTAAAAATATAATCATAGCCAAATGTATGATCTGACACTTTTAATTCATTTCCCATGACACCTTTTGTTATACCTAAAGCTTCAAAACTTTCATTTTGATTATAATTACAAATTACGATTGCAGTTTGCATGCTCATGTTTTTGTTATTTAAATGCTTTGTTTTATTTATTATCATTTTACAAATCTCTTTAAAATCAGTTATTGGATATGCTCATCTTCTTGAATAAACACCAGGAAAACCGTTTAATGCTTCAAAAAAATAACCAGTATCATCAGCAATAGCTCAACCATTAATATACTTTGAAAGAGCCTCAGCTTTAATTCTCGCGTTTTCTAATAATGTTTCACCATCTTCTTCTGGCTCAACATATTCTGGTAAGTCTTTAACACTTTTAATTTCATAATCAGGTAGTAATAACTTAAATTCTTTAATTTTACCCTCATTATTAGTAGCTATTCATAATTCTTTTTTATTCATGACTGCCTTTCTGAGATAATTTGATAATATATATTATATATTTTAGAGGTTTAGGTATAAAAATGAAAGCAGTTCACGGTTTAAGTAATAAAATAAGTGTTAATGAAAATAATTTAATCAAAGAATCATATCCTTATGTTAATAAATATCTTGATAGAATTAATGAAATAAAGGTTTATGAGCAATTATCTAATATGAAAAATGATTTTATAATAATTCCTTACAAATGGGAATTCAAGAATAATAAAATGATTTCTGTAACTAATTTTTATCAAAGTGCTATAACTCTTCATGATACTGATATTTGCGTTAATAAAATGAAATCAATCATAAAAATAATTAGCAAAATACATAATTTGGAATTACTTGATGTTAAAACTTTTAATCCTAAAGAATTTTCAGAATTCTTTATCAAAAATACAAAAAAATGTTTATTTGACTTATATTTTATAAAGAATAAAGTAGATTTGATTATAACTAATTATTGATCAGATAATTCTAAACCCGTTTTTTCTCATAACGATTTAGTTAAGGGCAATTTTATTAACTTTAAAAAAGGGTGAAAAGTGATTGATTTTGAATATGGTATGTACAATCATTATTTATTTGATTATGCAAGTTTTGTCAGCGAATCATTAAACAAGAAAAGATGAAATGTTTTTTTAAACTTATTGAATTTGTCTTCAAGTGAATTAAACAAAATTAATGATTTAATCTTGTTTCAGAATTACTTATGAATTTATTGAGCAAGCTATATGTTTGAACAAACAAATGAGCAAGTATTTATAGATATAGCAAAAGAAAAATTTGAAAATTTAAAGTAAAAAGTGAACTGAAAAAATTCACTTTTAGCTAAATAATTGTGTTGCTCCTATTGCTGATGCAACAAGTATTCAAAGTGGAATAGTTATAATACTTGTTAGAATTGTTAATGTTCCTACATGAGATGCTATTTTAGGTTCCTTATTATAAATAATTGCATAACCAACAATTGTATTAGCGGTTGGGGATGCAATTATAGCTACACATAGCACAAAAGCTAACGAGCTTATTCAATTACCTGTAATGCCTTTTAGAATTAAACTAAAAATAAGAAACAATATGACACATATTATAGGGGTTATAACATTTTTAATAAAAGTTGTTCATCAAACTAATGATGATTTTAATGCTTCTTTAATCTGACTTTTTGCTAAAACAGCTCCCATTGAAAATCAAGCTAGAGGGCTTGCTAATGGGGCTAATATATTTAGTATTTGACTTAAACCGGGTATGAATTTATCTATTCTACTTATTGAATAATATTCATCATTTATATGTATTATTTTAACTCCTGGTATTAATTGAAATAATCATAAAAAAATACCTACAAACGTTGCAATAATAACTGGGTTTTTAAAAACTTTTATAAAACTTAGAAATGATTTTGGTTCTTTTTTATTTAATAAACTATTTTCTATTTCATTTTTATTAAATCGTTTCTTCTTCATTATATTATCTGCAGCAGAATACATAAAAATTCAAAAACCAATTAGAAATAATGATGAATACAAATCAATTGTTTTTTGTTGATCTGGTGAAATTGCTTTTACGATCATAACACCAAAATAAACTGCTGATGAAAATGCTATACTCATTCCTAAAGCGTCTTGTAATGCTTTTGTTTTACCTATAAAAAAGTATTTTGAACCAAAAGTCAAACTTGTATAAAATATTATACCTATAACAGCAATAAAAATAGATTCCCAAATATCTTCAGTATTTATATCAATTAAAAAGCTTTTAAGTGCTAACGCTGGCAATGCAGCATAAAGAATTATTTTAACTACAACTTTTTCTCAATCTGAAAATATTAATTTTTTTCTTTGAAAAATAAAACCTATAAAAATAATAAAAGATGCAGCTATTAAAATGCTTCAAAAATTAAAATTTGATAATACATCAGTCATTGCTTTAAGTGAACTACTATAAATCATTATTTTCTCCAAAACTATATTTACATTAATTATAAACTATTTATTTTTTTGATTTTCTAGTGCTAGTAATTTTTGCTTTTTTTCAATTCCGCAACTATAACCGCCCAAACCTTTATTTGTATTTATTATTCTATGACACGGTATTAATACTACAATCTTATTTTTTGCATTTGCATTTGCTACTGCTCTTGAAGCTTTATCATTACCGATTCTTGTAGCTAATTCCTTATATGAAATTGTTTTTCCATAAGGAATTTTTAATAATTCACTTCATACTAGTTTTTGAAATTTAGTTCCTCTCATTAAAAAGGGAGTTTCAAATTCCTTTAATTCACCTTTAAAATACAATTTAATTTCTTTATCTATTTTTTTAGAAATTTTAGTTATTTTTTCTTCAACTTTACAATTAAATTCATTCTCTAAAGTTAATATTTCTTCATTTAAATTTTTTTTATCAGCAAATTCAAGTAAAAATAATTTTTTTTCATCTGAAATAACAATCATTTGTCCTAAATCAGTATCAATATGTTGTTTAAATATTTTTGTTCTTTGTTGCATAAAGTTTTTTCCTTAAAAATGAATTTTATATTGTTTAAAAAGTAAAATACTTACTATAAAAAATTAAATTAATGGCATCAAGCCTTCTCTTTTCATAATAACACTATTATCTTTTACAGTATTATAACATTAAAATTTAAGTTAACATATTTGAATAACTCAATAAAACATACATTATTTTTGTTCTTTTAATAAGTATTTTTGCAATTTTCAAGAACTTTATAAAATAATAATTTATAAGTATTTTAATTTTTACATAGCTATATTTCTTTAGAAATTTTTTGATTCATTTTAGAACATTTGATTTTACCGATACTGAATATAATTATAAGTCTTTTTAGTTTTAATTAGTGTTTTTATTTAAAAAAGATTACTTAAAATCAATGATAAAATTTTGATAAGTTAGTTATGAGACTAACGAAAAAAGGAGCAAGAAATGAAAAAGTTATTATCAATTTTTAGTGTATTTGGGTTAACTGCGTCATCAGCACCAACTATTATGCATATTAATACATCAAGTGAAAATGCATCAATTAACAATGAAGAAATAAGAACTTTAGGTTCAGATGATATTCTTTATAATGAAAAAGCATTATCAAGTGAACGCGTTGCATATAAATTCAACAACTCGTACAATAATGAATTATTCTTTCATGAAACAACAGCAACAGGGAGACCTGATTGGACATATAGAACATATATTATTAAAACAAACACTCCAAAAAGTGAAGGCAAATGAATTGAATCAGTGGCCGTTAATAACGTTTATGGATCAAATAAAAAAGAAAGTGAAATTGTTTGAGGCGGTGATCGTTACTATCCAACTTCAGCTTTTGCAAGAACAAATTATATTAATACAAATAGAATCAATACAGGTTTTCCAAGTATGCCACCAGAATATATTAAAGCTTATTCAAATAAGTTAGCTTCATATTCATGAAGTTCTGGACTAGCAGTGCTTGATTATGAAGAATGAAGTGGAATTACAGAATATGATGATCCTTACTCAAATAACTTTGCTTTTATGTGAATTGTAGGATCGTGAATTAATCCTAAATGATCATTTTCTAATGGTAAGGCATGAACAAATTTAGGAAGAGAAATCGTCTTAGACATTAAATATAATAGTTTCTAAATCATATTTATTAACACAAAATAAAACGAAGAATTTTCTTCGTTTTTTTTCGTTTTTTAATCAAAAAAATCAAGTTATTTTCTTATATGCTTGACAAAAAAAAAAAAAAAATAGTATTAGAAGTAACACTATTGTAGGTATATGTTTAATTTAATAAGTGAATTTTATTAACAGATATCTAAAAGTGGCAGCTAATAGTTATTTTTTAATATTAGCAAAAAAAGATCAAACAAAAAGGAGGATAACAAAATTGAATGAAAATATTTTTAATAATAAAAAACAAAAAACATCATTAATAATTATCCTATTGTTTTTCATATGTTTATTTTTAGGGTTAATTTTTTGGGTAAATCAATTAAATGATACGCACAAATATTTCATAGATTTTGTTAAAACTGAGCAAAAAGTTAAACAATATACAAATGATAATACATTTACAAGTATCGATAATTATCAAAGAGAGATTAATCAACTTGAGCTTGAAGGTGTTGAACTGTTTGCAAGTTTAAAAGATAACCAATCTATGTTAATTAATTCTCATACTAGTCAACAATATGAAATCAACATTCAAGTAAATTTTAAACTAAAATACAAATATTTTTGAATTCAAACAGAGCTAAATAACGAACAACAAAAAGAAACTTATTTGCTAAGTATCGATAATAGAAAAATAATTAATAAACAAGATTTAGAACAATTTACAAGAAAACAATTAAGTTTTAAAGAATATGCTTTTACAAGTGATATACAAATTGATTTAGAAAAAATCGCTAAGCAATTTATTCCAACTAAAGACGCTATAAATCTAAATCTAGTTAATCCAGAAAAAGAAATAAATGAATATATTGATGTAAGAGCTAGTTTGAACAATGAGCTTTATAAATGAAATGATGGAAATGATGATGAGTATATAATGAAAGATATAAAAATTAAGAAAGACTTTTCAATTTTAATTGATGAGCAAAATGTGAATCAAGCATTAAGCAAAATAATTCAACAGATTAATTATTCAAGTATGCTATCAATTGATCAAGTAATTAATGAAACTTTTGTTGCTTATAATGCACAAGCTATTAATGACAACAATATAAAAGGAAGCTATATTATAAAAACAACACAAAAGTTAAAAACAAACTCTTCAAAAAATAAAAAAGAATTTTACTCATTAGAGTTTGAAATAGGTTTAGATAGTAGATACAAATGAATTTCAACAAGAACAAACGAAACTAAAAAATTTATTTTTACTGACGACATTTATATTATTAACAACAAAATTTTGCTGGTTAATGAAATTAAAAAAATAAAAATAAATTTTGAACAGCAGAAGTTCACCACTTATGATGAGTTAAATACTGAACTTGAAAGATTGAACAAAGAAAATGATCAATATCAGCTTAAAATAACTGATTTTGATTTAAGCAAACCACTTGAAAATGACATGATAATTCAAATTAACATAAATTTAATTAATGATCACTATTGATTATTAGACGATAACAGCATAATT is a genomic window containing:
- a CDS encoding lipoprotein, with product MKKLLSIFSVFGLTASSAPTIMHINTSSENASINNEEIRTLGSDDILYNEKALSSERVAYKFNNSYNNELFFHETTATGRPDWTYRTYIIKTNTPKSEGKWIESVAVNNVYGSNKKESEIVWGGDRYYPTSAFARTNYINTNRINTGFPSMPPEYIKAYSNKLASYSWSSGLAVLDYEEWSGITEYDDPYSNNFAFMWIVGSWINPKWSFSNGKAWTNLGREIVLDIKYNSF
- a CDS encoding AEC family transporter, whose product is MIYSSSLKAMTDVLSNFNFWSILIAASFIIFIGFIFQRKKLIFSDWEKVVVKIILYAALPALALKSFLIDINTEDIWESIFIAVIGIIFYTSLTFGSKYFFIGKTKALQDALGMSIAFSSAVYFGVMIVKAISPDQQKTIDLYSSLFLIGFWIFMYSAADNIMKKKRFNKNEIENSLLNKKEPKSFLSFIKVFKNPVIIATFVGIFLWLFQLIPGVKIIHINDEYYSISRIDKFIPGLSQILNILAPLASPLAWFSMGAVLAKSQIKEALKSSLVWWTTFIKNVITPIICVILFLIFSLILKGITGNWISSLAFVLCVAIIASPTANTIVGYAIIYNKEPKIASHVGTLTILTSIITIPLWILVASAIGATQLFS
- a CDS encoding methylated-DNA--[protein]-cysteine S-methyltransferase, with amino-acid sequence MQQRTKIFKQHIDTDLGQMIVISDEKKLFLLEFADKKNLNEEILTLENEFNCKVEEKITKISKKIDKEIKLYFKGELKEFETPFLMRGTKFQKLVWSELLKIPYGKTISYKELATRIGNDKASRAVANANAKNKIVVLIPCHRIINTNKGLGGYSCGIEKKQKLLALENQKNK
- a CDS encoding non-canonical purine NTP pyrophosphatase; its protein translation is MNKKELWIATNNEGKIKEFKLLLPDYEIKSVKDLPEYVEPEEDGETLLENARIKAEALSKYINGWAIADDTGYFFEALNGFPGVYSRRWAYPITDFKEICKMIINKTKHLNNKNMSMQTAIVICNYNQNESFEALGITKGVMGNELKVSDHTFGYDYIFKPEPFNVYCAEISEEEKINCSARAYALNDIKKIIEKEIK
- a CDS encoding tRNA (cytidine(34)-2'-O)-methyltransferase, which gives rise to MMERQVNIVLYEPEIAQNVAAIIRTCVATNAKLHIIEPLGFIFKKEELNRASAGTFDLVEYKLYDDWEDFCEKNQSIDLFCISRYGEKPHSDFDFNSYEKPVFVMFGKESTGIPKQIIKDNYENTFRLPMSSQTRSINVANTVGIVTYEILRQWDYPTLSKTEVQKGKDYIMSERWKDEK
- a CDS encoding nicotinate-nucleotide adenylyltransferase, with product MKNNKKIALFGGSFDPVHTDHYNMAKACHEKLGFEEVWIIPTFLNPFKSSTKTSNNERLNLLNLIFENESYIKIDKFEMNNQRVTTTYETVLHFKKMYSNYDFSFVIGSDNLNRLEEWNNFDELINLVNFIVFERSDIYKKEIAKKYNLPIYHFENNYLSSTKIRELEDLKLLTPKINDYINYNLLYLDTRMKPFMDEQRYLHCLNVGQMAAKLAKLNNIDEQKAKVAGTLHDITKRWSEEKQISYLTKYEKSLLAEPKPVWHSYTGAFHLKNDWLIKDEEIISAVYNHTVGCEKMSTLDMIVFCADKISAERDYEDVEYYREECFKDLKLGFIKLLVNQYEAAIKTHGIEAIGDKLLKTYNFYVKGDK
- a CDS encoding phosphotransferase family protein, coding for MKAVHGLSNKISVNENNLIKESYPYVNKYLDRINEIKVYEQLSNMKNDFIIIPYKWEFKNNKMISVTNFYQSAITLHDTDICVNKMKSIIKIISKIHNLELLDVKTFNPKEFSEFFIKNTKKCLFDLYFIKNKVDLIITNYWSDNSKPVFSHNDLVKGNFINFKKGWKVIDFEYGMYNHYLFDYASFVSESLNKKRWNVFLNLLNLSSSELNKINDLILFQNYLWIYWASYMFEQTNEQVFIDIAKEKFENLK